In Ruminiclostridium papyrosolvens DSM 2782, the following proteins share a genomic window:
- the gatA gene encoding Asp-tRNA(Asn)/Glu-tRNA(Gln) amidotransferase subunit GatA codes for MDITRLTIKEARGLLDNKEISAVELTRMYLDRINLLDGKVESYLSVTEDMAMENAHQAQNIIDSGKSSLLTGIPLSIKDNICIEGTKTTCASKMLEDFVSPYTATAVNKLLADNAVILGKTNLDEFAMGGSTENSAFKTTKNPFDLSRVPGGSSGGSAACVSASLALGSLGSDTGGSVRQPASFCGVVGMKPTYGLVSRYGLVAFASSFDQIGPIAKTVEDCAIILDSICGNDSKDATSLKYKNDSSYSSSVSGDIKGFKIGLPQEYLTEGLNAEVKTSLYKSIDKLESMGAKIEEFSMPVLKHAVPAYYLMSSAEASSNLSRYDGVKYGYRADNCKTFNELIGKSRAEAFGKEVKRRILLGTYALASGYYDAYYKKALKLRTLISNGFNEAFSKYDVVLHPTAPETAFKIGQNTNNPLTMYLADIYTVAVNIAGLPSISVPCGYDSQGLPIGLSFTGKPLGEKDIFRAAANFEAEFADKFRVPAI; via the coding sequence ATGGATATAACCAGGTTAACTATTAAAGAGGCCAGAGGGCTTCTTGATAATAAAGAAATAAGTGCTGTTGAGCTCACCCGTATGTATTTGGACAGAATTAACCTTCTTGACGGTAAAGTTGAGTCCTATCTTTCAGTAACTGAGGATATGGCTATGGAAAATGCCCATCAAGCTCAGAATATTATAGATAGCGGTAAATCATCCTTGCTTACAGGTATTCCCTTAAGCATAAAAGATAACATATGTATTGAAGGAACAAAAACTACATGTGCTTCAAAAATGCTTGAGGACTTTGTTTCACCATATACAGCAACAGCGGTAAACAAACTGTTGGCTGACAATGCAGTTATTCTCGGGAAAACAAATCTTGATGAATTTGCCATGGGAGGTTCTACTGAGAATTCGGCTTTTAAGACAACCAAAAACCCTTTTGACTTATCAAGAGTCCCCGGAGGTTCGTCAGGCGGCTCGGCTGCTTGTGTATCTGCTTCTTTAGCCCTTGGCTCTCTTGGTTCTGATACAGGCGGTTCAGTAAGACAGCCTGCCTCCTTCTGCGGTGTTGTGGGTATGAAACCTACTTACGGGCTTGTTTCAAGATATGGTTTGGTGGCTTTTGCCTCCTCCTTTGACCAGATTGGCCCCATTGCTAAAACCGTTGAAGATTGCGCAATAATTCTGGACAGCATTTGCGGAAATGATTCTAAAGATGCTACATCATTAAAATATAAAAACGACTCCAGCTACAGTTCTTCTGTTTCAGGAGATATAAAAGGTTTTAAGATTGGCTTACCCCAAGAATATCTCACCGAAGGCTTAAACGCTGAGGTAAAGACTTCCTTATATAAATCAATTGATAAATTGGAGAGTATGGGAGCAAAAATAGAGGAGTTCTCAATGCCTGTATTGAAACATGCCGTACCTGCTTACTATCTCATGTCCTCTGCTGAGGCAAGTTCCAACCTCTCCAGATATGACGGAGTAAAATATGGCTATAGAGCCGACAACTGCAAAACCTTTAATGAACTAATCGGAAAGTCAAGAGCTGAAGCCTTTGGTAAAGAGGTCAAGAGAAGAATTCTTCTTGGAACCTATGCTCTTGCATCAGGTTACTACGATGCTTACTACAAGAAAGCTCTCAAACTCAGGACATTAATAAGCAATGGCTTTAATGAGGCTTTTTCAAAATATGATGTTGTTCTGCACCCTACTGCTCCTGAAACCGCATTTAAAATAGGGCAGAATACAAATAATCCCCTTACGATGTATCTTGCTGATATTTACACTGTTGCTGTAAATATAGCCGGACTTCCTTCAATTTCAGTCCCGTGCGGATACGATTCACAGGGACTTCCCATAGGTCTTTCCTTTACGGGTAAACCCTTGGGAGAAAAAGATATATTCAGGGCTGCTGCGAACTTTGAGGCTGAATTTGCCGATAAGTTCAGAGTTCCCGCTATATAG
- a CDS encoding glutamate synthase-related protein, whose protein sequence is MGINYFTPQYEVCRDPKKCIKCKVCMRQCANEVHSYDEELDMMVADDSKCVDCQRCVSLCPTRALRITKYKNEFKENANWTQQHITEIYKQANTGGVLLSSMGNPVPYPIYWDKLLINASQVTNPSIDPLREPMETRVQLGSKPQKLEFAEDGKLKTKIAPHLELQVPIMFSAMSYGSISRNAHESLARAAEELGTYYNTGEGGLNEDFYQYGKNTIVQVASGRFGVHVGYLSAGAAIEIKMGQGAKPGIGGHLPGEKVGEDVSKTRMIPVGSDAISPAPHHDIYSIEDLRQLVFSLKEATAYTKPVIVKIAAVHNVAAIASGIARSGADIIAIDGYRGGTGAAPTRIRDNVGIPIELALASVDQRLRDEGIRNNVSLVVAGSIRNSGDIVKAIALGADAVYIGTSALIALGCHVCRSCHGGKCNWGIATQRPDLVKRLNPDIGYKRLINLVHAWDHEIKEMLGGMGINAIESLKGNRLMLRGIGLSQKELDILGVMHAGE, encoded by the coding sequence ATGGGTATAAATTATTTTACACCTCAATATGAGGTATGTAGAGATCCAAAGAAATGTATTAAATGTAAAGTATGTATGCGTCAGTGTGCAAACGAAGTACACAGCTATGACGAAGAACTTGATATGATGGTTGCTGATGACAGCAAGTGCGTGGATTGCCAGAGATGTGTTTCACTGTGTCCTACACGTGCGCTCCGCATAACCAAATATAAGAATGAGTTCAAGGAAAATGCAAACTGGACACAACAACATATAACTGAAATATATAAGCAGGCAAATACAGGAGGAGTTCTTCTGTCATCAATGGGTAATCCTGTACCGTACCCGATTTACTGGGATAAATTGCTGATAAATGCAAGTCAGGTTACAAACCCATCTATAGACCCATTGAGAGAACCTATGGAAACAAGGGTTCAGTTGGGTTCAAAGCCTCAGAAACTGGAATTTGCAGAAGATGGAAAGCTCAAAACAAAGATAGCACCTCATCTTGAATTACAGGTGCCAATCATGTTCTCAGCAATGTCATACGGCTCAATAAGCAGAAATGCACATGAGAGTCTTGCAAGGGCAGCTGAAGAGCTTGGAACATATTACAATACCGGTGAAGGCGGTTTGAATGAGGATTTTTACCAATACGGTAAAAACACAATAGTTCAGGTTGCTTCAGGAAGATTCGGTGTTCATGTGGGTTACCTCAGTGCAGGTGCCGCAATTGAAATAAAAATGGGTCAGGGAGCAAAACCGGGTATCGGCGGACACTTACCGGGAGAAAAGGTTGGAGAGGATGTATCAAAAACCAGAATGATTCCTGTAGGCAGTGATGCAATATCTCCTGCACCTCACCATGATATATATTCAATAGAAGATTTAAGACAGCTTGTATTTTCTTTAAAGGAAGCAACTGCATATACCAAGCCGGTAATAGTAAAGATAGCAGCTGTACACAATGTAGCTGCAATAGCATCAGGTATAGCCCGTTCAGGGGCAGATATAATTGCAATTGACGGATACAGAGGCGGTACCGGAGCTGCTCCCACCAGAATAAGAGACAACGTAGGAATCCCAATAGAGCTTGCACTGGCGTCAGTTGACCAGAGATTGCGAGATGAAGGAATCAGAAACAATGTTTCCTTGGTAGTAGCAGGAAGTATAAGAAACAGCGGAGATATTGTAAAAGCAATCGCTTTAGGAGCAGACGCAGTATATATCGGTACATCTGCATTGATTGCATTGGGCTGTCATGTATGCAGAAGCTGCCACGGCGGAAAGTGTAACTGGGGAATTGCAACACAAAGACCTGATTTGGTTAAGAGACTTAACCCTGATATCGGATACAAACGTTTGATAAATCTTGTTCACGCATGGGATCATGAGATAAAGGAAATGCTCGGTGGCATGGGAATCAATGCAATTGAGAGTCTCAAAGGTAATCGTTTAATGCTCAGGGGAATAGGACTAAGTCAAAAAGAACTTGATATATTAGGCGTTATGCACGCCGGCGAATAA
- a CDS encoding class II glutamine amidotransferase — translation MLLKEGQVRIPSGCAISGMFSREGRRISGQDIVKSIAVMHDRSNGLGGGFAGYGIYPEYKELYAFHVFFDSNEAREDAERFINRHFDVVNLSRIPTKKHPRITDAPLIWRYFVSPLHGKLEESQLEEKEYVARCVIKINTRINGAYVFSSGKNMGVFKAVGFPEDVGEFYKLEDYEGYCWTAHGRYPTNTPGWWGGAHPFSLLDYTIVHNGEISSYDANRRFMEMFGYKCSLLTDTEVITYIFDYLNRRQGISLEDCASIIAAPFWSEIDKMPQDMKEKFTAIRNVYASLLITGPFSIILGYEGGMMALNDRLKLRSMVAAEKGDLVLVASEESAIRIIHPEVDRIWSPKGGEPVIATLSGGEI, via the coding sequence ATGTTATTGAAGGAAGGTCAGGTAAGAATACCATCTGGTTGTGCAATTTCAGGAATGTTCAGCAGGGAAGGTAGACGCATCTCAGGTCAGGATATAGTTAAATCGATAGCGGTGATGCACGATCGCTCCAATGGTTTAGGAGGAGGCTTCGCAGGCTATGGCATTTACCCTGAATATAAAGAACTTTATGCATTTCATGTATTCTTTGACAGTAATGAGGCAAGAGAAGATGCCGAAAGATTTATAAACAGACATTTTGATGTTGTTAATTTAAGCAGAATTCCTACCAAAAAGCACCCAAGGATAACTGATGCTCCACTTATATGGAGATATTTTGTATCGCCTCTTCATGGAAAGCTTGAGGAAAGTCAGTTAGAAGAAAAGGAATATGTTGCAAGGTGTGTCATAAAGATAAATACAAGAATTAATGGTGCATATGTATTTTCCAGCGGTAAAAACATGGGAGTATTCAAGGCAGTAGGTTTCCCGGAGGACGTTGGAGAGTTCTACAAGCTTGAAGATTACGAAGGTTATTGTTGGACTGCACACGGCAGATACCCTACAAATACTCCGGGTTGGTGGGGAGGAGCACATCCTTTTTCACTTCTGGACTATACAATAGTACACAACGGTGAAATATCCTCATATGATGCCAACAGACGATTTATGGAAATGTTCGGATATAAATGTTCACTTCTTACTGATACAGAAGTAATAACATATATTTTCGATTACTTGAACAGAAGACAAGGAATATCTTTAGAAGATTGTGCATCAATAATAGCTGCTCCTTTCTGGTCTGAGATAGACAAAATGCCTCAGGATATGAAAGAGAAATTTACAGCAATCAGAAATGTATATGCAAGTCTTCTTATAACAGGTCCATTCTCAATAATATTGGGATATGAAGGCGGAATGATGGCATTGAATGACAGATTGAAACTTCGTTCAATGGTTGCCGCAGAAAAAGGAGACCTTGTACTTGTAGCCAGTGAAGAGAGTGCTATCAGGATTATACATCCGGAGGTAGACAGAATCTGGAGCCCTAAGGGCGGAGAACCGGTAATTGCAACGTTATCAGGGGGTGAAATTTAA
- the gatB gene encoding Asp-tRNA(Asn)/Glu-tRNA(Gln) amidotransferase subunit GatB, protein MKYIPTIGLEIHSELSTKSKIFCDCPVSFGGEPNTRCCPVCTGMPGTLPVLNKQAVEYTVMAGLALNCKINEFSKMDRKNYFYPDLPKAYQISQFDLPICKDGGLTINTPDGEKFIRIERIHLEEDAGKLLHDSYDRYSLADYNRCGVPLIEIVTKPDLSSAEEAREFVEKVRLMLLYSGVSDCRMEEGSLRADVNVSIRPVGTDELGTRTEMKNINSIKAIARAIDYEIERQTELLDEGKKITQETRRWDDGKGESKSLRSKENAHDYRYFPEPDIVPVSFTSEDIEKLRKALPELPDKRFERYTKDYGINEADANLLLTSVSLSDFFEATAAESGNPKTAANFIVVEVLRRLNDSCITPEDIPFDAKLLGRLIKMMDSDEITSNNAKKVLAEMFETSKEPEAIIAEKGYKVINDTSEVENTVKEILSNNEKAVAEYLEGKEKTFGFLMGQCSRALAGRGNPKVIQEILRSELNKLKS, encoded by the coding sequence ATGAAATATATACCCACTATAGGCTTGGAAATACATTCGGAGTTATCAACAAAATCGAAAATTTTCTGTGATTGTCCCGTAAGTTTCGGCGGCGAGCCAAATACGCGGTGTTGTCCTGTTTGCACGGGAATGCCCGGAACTCTTCCGGTTCTCAACAAACAAGCAGTTGAATATACTGTAATGGCAGGCTTGGCCTTAAACTGCAAAATAAATGAATTTTCGAAAATGGACAGAAAGAATTACTTTTATCCGGATTTACCAAAGGCTTATCAGATATCGCAATTTGATCTCCCCATCTGTAAAGACGGTGGATTGACTATAAATACCCCTGATGGAGAAAAATTCATCAGAATAGAGAGAATTCATTTGGAGGAAGACGCCGGAAAGCTTCTTCATGACAGCTATGACAGGTACAGTCTTGCAGACTATAATCGCTGCGGAGTTCCTCTGATTGAAATTGTAACTAAACCTGATTTGTCTTCTGCGGAGGAAGCAAGAGAATTTGTTGAAAAGGTTCGTTTGATGCTTCTCTACTCCGGCGTTTCGGATTGTCGTATGGAGGAAGGCTCTTTGAGAGCCGATGTCAATGTTTCTATTAGGCCGGTAGGTACTGATGAACTTGGAACAAGAACAGAAATGAAAAATATCAACTCCATAAAGGCTATTGCAAGAGCTATTGATTATGAAATTGAAAGACAGACAGAACTTCTGGACGAAGGTAAAAAAATAACTCAGGAAACAAGACGTTGGGATGACGGCAAAGGAGAAAGTAAGTCACTTAGAAGCAAGGAAAATGCCCATGACTACAGATATTTTCCTGAGCCTGACATTGTACCTGTCTCCTTTACAAGTGAGGATATTGAGAAGCTTAGAAAAGCTCTTCCGGAACTTCCTGACAAAAGGTTTGAAAGATATACCAAAGATTATGGCATTAACGAGGCTGATGCCAATCTGTTGCTGACTTCCGTAAGCCTTTCTGATTTCTTTGAAGCTACTGCTGCTGAATCGGGTAATCCTAAAACAGCCGCTAATTTTATAGTAGTTGAAGTATTGAGAAGACTCAATGACAGTTGTATAACCCCAGAGGATATCCCCTTTGACGCAAAACTGTTGGGGAGACTTATAAAGATGATGGACAGTGATGAGATTACTTCCAACAATGCTAAAAAGGTTTTGGCAGAAATGTTTGAAACAAGCAAAGAGCCTGAAGCCATTATAGCTGAAAAGGGTTACAAGGTAATAAATGATACCTCTGAAGTTGAAAACACGGTTAAAGAAATACTATCAAATAATGAAAAAGCTGTTGCAGAATATCTTGAAGGCAAGGAAAAGACTTTTGGATTTTTGATGGGGCAATGTTCAAGAGCATTGGCTGGGAGAGGCAATCCTAAAGTAATTCAGGAGATACTGAGAAGTGAGCTGAACAAGCTTAAAAGCTAA
- the gatC gene encoding Asp-tRNA(Asn)/Glu-tRNA(Gln) amidotransferase subunit GatC, with product MTNSESNDYIKYIANLAKLSLDDNEIQSLAEDMRDIIGLMDTIKNIDTEHIDATEHISRVTNNMREDNPGDSFETEKILSNSKKTMENCFAIPKMIE from the coding sequence ATGACTAATTCTGAATCTAATGATTACATTAAATATATAGCAAATCTTGCAAAACTATCTCTTGATGATAACGAAATACAGTCGTTGGCTGAAGATATGCGAGATATTATAGGGTTAATGGATACTATCAAAAATATTGATACAGAACATATAGATGCAACCGAACACATATCCCGAGTAACTAATAATATGAGGGAAGATAATCCCGGGGATTCGTTTGAAACCGAAAAAATCCTGTCAAATTCAAAAAAGACCATGGAAAATTGTTTTGCTATTCCTAAGATGATTGAATAA
- a CDS encoding NAD(P)/FAD-dependent oxidoreductase: protein MKYVIIGNSAAAIGCISGIRTVDGESSITLISDEPHFTYSRPLISYWLKGKVTDDKMYYRSSDFYEKNNCTAILGKKAEKIDAAAKKVILEDGSAVEYDKLLVATGSSPFVPPVEGMKEAKNAFTFLNWDSAKAVKEVVTKDSKVVIMGAGLIGLKAAEGLHEVCEDITVVDLADRVLPSILDAEGAGMVQKHIEKEGIKFILNDAASAVKENTIVLKSGKELPYDILIVAVGVRPNTGLVKDAGGEVNRGIITDNCQATSLPDVYSAGDCTESLDICTGQSKILALLPNAYFQGETAGINMAGGNQTFDTAMPMNAIGFFGLHMLTAGAMEGECFEDIDENNYKRMFFSDGLLKGFILIGEIDRAGIYTSLIREKTPMDQIDSNLLKVNPQLMVFDKKARMQKLAGGK from the coding sequence GTGAAGTATGTGATTATTGGAAACTCAGCTGCTGCAATCGGTTGTATCAGCGGAATCCGTACTGTAGACGGGGAATCATCAATTACTTTGATATCGGATGAACCACATTTTACTTACTCTCGCCCGCTTATATCCTATTGGTTAAAGGGCAAAGTAACTGATGACAAGATGTATTACAGAAGCAGTGACTTCTATGAAAAAAACAATTGTACTGCTATTTTAGGAAAAAAAGCAGAGAAAATAGATGCAGCTGCAAAGAAAGTTATTCTTGAGGACGGAAGTGCTGTTGAATACGACAAATTGTTGGTAGCTACAGGCTCATCTCCGTTTGTACCGCCTGTAGAAGGCATGAAAGAAGCCAAAAACGCTTTTACTTTTCTGAACTGGGATAGCGCAAAGGCTGTAAAGGAAGTTGTGACTAAGGATTCAAAGGTTGTAATAATGGGTGCGGGTCTTATCGGTTTAAAGGCGGCAGAAGGACTACATGAAGTATGCGAGGATATTACTGTTGTTGACCTTGCAGACAGAGTTCTTCCAAGTATACTGGATGCAGAAGGCGCCGGCATGGTGCAGAAGCATATAGAAAAAGAAGGAATAAAGTTCATTCTCAATGATGCTGCATCAGCAGTAAAAGAAAACACAATTGTACTTAAATCAGGCAAGGAATTGCCATATGACATATTGATAGTAGCAGTTGGAGTAAGGCCAAACACCGGACTGGTCAAGGATGCCGGAGGAGAAGTAAACAGGGGAATTATAACAGACAATTGTCAGGCAACTTCACTCCCCGATGTATATTCTGCGGGGGACTGTACTGAAAGCCTGGATATTTGTACCGGACAGAGCAAAATACTTGCACTTTTGCCAAATGCTTATTTTCAGGGTGAAACAGCAGGCATCAATATGGCTGGCGGTAATCAAACCTTTGATACTGCAATGCCAATGAATGCCATAGGTTTCTTTGGGCTTCACATGTTGACTGCAGGAGCTATGGAAGGTGAATGCTTCGAGGATATTGATGAAAATAATTACAAGAGAATGTTCTTCTCTGACGGACTTCTAAAGGGCTTTATACTTATAGGGGAAATAGACAGAGCTGGAATTTATACTTCACTTATACGAGAGAAAACCCCAATGGATCAGATTGACAGCAATTTATTAAAAGTAAATCCTCAGCTTATGGTTTTTGATAAAAAGGCTAGGATGCAGAAATTGGCGGGAGGGAAGTAA
- a CDS encoding 4Fe-4S dicluster domain-containing protein, whose protein sequence is MKKIYVNEDRCLGCHLCEYYCAFAHSGKVDMVKAFSGDSKPQPRLTIEEGDSINFAVSCRHCETPLCVKSCITGAMQKDEDGRIFVDESRCVGCYTCILVCPYGSVIPGKEKAIKKCDLCIESGKPACAENCPNLAIVYEERG, encoded by the coding sequence ATGAAAAAGATATATGTAAATGAAGACAGATGTTTGGGGTGTCATCTTTGTGAATACTATTGTGCATTTGCACATAGCGGAAAGGTAGATATGGTAAAGGCTTTTTCGGGAGATTCAAAGCCACAGCCACGCTTAACAATAGAAGAAGGAGACAGCATAAATTTTGCCGTATCCTGCAGACATTGTGAAACGCCTTTGTGTGTAAAATCATGTATTACCGGAGCAATGCAGAAGGATGAAGACGGAAGAATATTTGTTGACGAGTCAAGATGTGTTGGCTGCTATACCTGTATTCTTGTTTGTCCTTACGGTTCAGTTATACCGGGAAAAGAAAAGGCCATTAAAAAGTGCGACCTTTGTATTGAAAGCGGAAAACCGGCCTGTGCCGAAAACTGCCCGAATTTAGCTATTGTATACGAGGAAAGGGGTTGA
- a CDS encoding glutamate synthase produces MKITVGDTYYTEINEQIRNTADTEIILDKVYGQRYIGCGIKGKTITINGTPGNALGSYMDGADVIVNGNAQDATGDTMNDGSIIIHGNCGDTTGYGMRGGKILIKGNAGYRVGIHMKEYKEQKPIVVVGGKTGDFLGEYQAGGIIIVLGIGVDGIPVGSFCGTGMHGGAIYLRCNDIPEGLPPQVSATSVTEEDKKQIDSIIGDFCKSFGYDKNDILNSNYIKLTANTKNPYKQLYTHN; encoded by the coding sequence ATGAAGATTACAGTTGGTGATACTTACTATACCGAAATCAATGAACAGATAAGAAATACCGCCGATACCGAAATTATACTCGACAAGGTATACGGACAAAGATATATAGGCTGTGGGATTAAGGGAAAGACTATAACCATAAACGGTACTCCCGGAAATGCACTGGGCTCATATATGGATGGCGCTGATGTAATAGTAAACGGAAATGCCCAGGACGCCACAGGGGATACAATGAATGACGGGTCAATAATCATTCACGGTAACTGCGGTGATACTACAGGCTACGGTATGCGTGGCGGTAAAATCCTTATAAAAGGAAATGCCGGCTACCGCGTGGGAATACACATGAAAGAGTATAAGGAGCAAAAACCTATAGTGGTAGTTGGAGGCAAAACCGGGGACTTTTTAGGAGAATATCAGGCAGGTGGAATAATTATTGTTCTTGGAATAGGTGTGGATGGAATTCCTGTGGGTAGCTTTTGCGGTACTGGAATGCATGGCGGCGCCATATACTTGAGATGTAATGATATTCCCGAGGGACTTCCTCCTCAGGTTTCAGCAACCTCTGTAACAGAAGAGGACAAAAAGCAGATTGACAGCATTATAGGGGATTTTTGTAAAAGCTTCGGATATGATAAAAATGATATTTTAAACTCAAATTATATAAAGCTGACTGCAAATACAAAAAATCCATATAAGCAGCTATATACACATAATTAA
- a CDS encoding glutamine synthetase III, which translates to MDFRVTEIYGSNVFNDAAMRERLPKTTYKSIKKTIDEGLALDVTVADVVASAMKDWAMEKGATHFTHWFQPMTGITAEKHDSFISPTDDGRVIMEFTGKDLVKGEPDASSFPSGGLRATFEARGYTAWDCTSPAFVKDGTLYIPTAFCSYTGEVLDKKTPLLRSMEALNKQALRILKLFGNTATRVTTTVGPEQEYFLIDRDLYKKRKDLIFTGRTLFGNKPPKGQELEDHYFGNIKQRISNYMKDLDKELWELGIAAKTKHNEVAPAQHELAPIFTTSNIATDHNQLTMELMQKIALRHNLVCLLHEKPFAGVNGSGKHNNWSMSTNDGQNLLEPGSTPHENVQFLVFLCAVIKAIDEYQDLMRLSVASAGNDHRLGANEAPPAIVSMFLGDQLTDILAQLENGKAKGKAYNSILETGVASLPKLPKDTTDRNRTSPFAFTGNKFEFRMLGSSASIAGPNFVLNTIVAEVLQKFADTLEAQNDLSSAVTDLISETIKEHKRIIFNGNNYTDEWVAEAESRGLLNLKSTVECIPTFIKDKNVAVFVKHGVLSNSEIESRYEILLENYVKTINIEALTMISMAKTELLPAAFKFSKNLSDTINSVKATGMSVEVSAQSSVLKELSPVLSSFSSNINALKKAIEKASAEDSSALKQAEAFSKIVVPAMDSLRADADKLEAIIPKDLYPFPTYADLLFNI; encoded by the coding sequence ATGGATTTTCGTGTTACAGAAATTTATGGAAGTAATGTATTTAATGATGCTGCTATGCGTGAACGTCTTCCAAAAACTACTTATAAGTCTATAAAAAAGACTATTGATGAAGGTTTAGCACTGGATGTAACAGTAGCTGACGTTGTTGCAAGTGCAATGAAGGATTGGGCAATGGAAAAGGGTGCAACACATTTCACTCACTGGTTCCAGCCAATGACAGGTATCACAGCTGAAAAGCATGACTCTTTTATTTCGCCTACAGATGACGGAAGAGTTATTATGGAATTTACCGGCAAGGATCTTGTAAAGGGTGAGCCTGACGCTTCCTCCTTCCCTTCCGGCGGACTCAGAGCAACTTTTGAAGCTAGAGGTTATACTGCTTGGGACTGTACTTCACCGGCTTTTGTTAAAGATGGCACTCTTTATATTCCAACAGCTTTCTGTTCGTATACCGGAGAAGTTTTAGACAAAAAAACTCCTTTGCTCCGTTCAATGGAAGCTCTTAACAAACAGGCTCTCAGAATTTTGAAATTGTTCGGAAATACGGCTACAAGAGTTACAACTACTGTAGGCCCTGAACAGGAATACTTTCTGATTGACAGAGATTTGTATAAAAAGAGAAAAGACTTGATTTTCACCGGAAGAACTCTTTTCGGCAACAAGCCTCCAAAAGGACAGGAGCTGGAAGACCACTACTTTGGAAACATCAAGCAAAGAATCTCCAACTACATGAAGGATCTTGATAAAGAACTGTGGGAGCTTGGAATTGCAGCTAAAACAAAGCATAATGAAGTTGCTCCTGCTCAGCACGAATTGGCTCCAATATTCACAACTTCAAACATAGCAACCGACCACAATCAACTTACTATGGAGCTTATGCAGAAAATAGCTCTCAGACACAATCTTGTATGCCTGCTCCACGAAAAACCATTTGCAGGTGTAAATGGTTCAGGTAAGCACAACAACTGGTCAATGTCAACTAACGACGGCCAGAACCTGTTGGAACCGGGATCAACTCCACACGAAAATGTTCAGTTCCTTGTTTTCCTGTGTGCAGTTATTAAAGCTATTGACGAGTATCAGGATCTGATGCGTCTTTCAGTAGCATCTGCAGGAAATGACCACAGACTTGGTGCAAATGAAGCTCCTCCTGCTATAGTATCTATGTTCCTTGGAGATCAATTAACAGACATCCTCGCTCAGCTTGAAAACGGAAAAGCTAAGGGTAAAGCATACAACTCCATTCTTGAAACAGGTGTTGCAAGCTTGCCAAAGCTTCCTAAAGACACAACTGACCGTAACAGAACTTCACCATTTGCATTTACAGGCAACAAGTTTGAATTTAGAATGCTTGGTTCTTCAGCTTCTATTGCAGGACCAAACTTTGTATTAAATACAATAGTTGCAGAAGTACTTCAAAAGTTTGCTGACACTCTGGAGGCACAAAACGATCTTTCAAGTGCAGTTACAGATTTGATATCTGAAACTATAAAAGAGCACAAGCGTATAATATTTAACGGCAACAACTACACTGATGAATGGGTTGCAGAAGCTGAAAGCAGAGGATTGCTCAACTTAAAGTCAACTGTTGAATGTATTCCTACCTTCATAAAAGATAAAAACGTAGCTGTATTTGTTAAACATGGAGTTCTCAGTAATTCGGAAATTGAATCAAGATATGAAATATTACTTGAAAACTATGTTAAAACAATTAATATTGAAGCTTTGACTATGATATCAATGGCTAAAACTGAGCTTCTTCCTGCTGCATTTAAGTTCAGCAAGAATTTGTCCGATACAATAAATTCCGTAAAAGCTACAGGAATGTCAGTTGAAGTATCAGCACAGTCTTCTGTTCTTAAAGAGTTGTCACCTGTATTAAGCTCCTTCTCTTCAAACATCAACGCTTTGAAGAAAGCTATTGAAAAAGCAAGTGCAGAAGACTCAAGTGCATTAAAACAGGCAGAAGCATTCAGTAAAATTGTAGTACCTGCTATGGATTCACTTAGAGCCGATGCAGATAAGCTGGAAGCTATTATTCCAAAGGATTTGTATCCATTCCCAACTTATGCTGACTTACTTTTTAATATATAG